One genomic window of Caballeronia sp. SBC1 includes the following:
- a CDS encoding TetR/AcrR family transcriptional regulator, with protein MNTSSLPGLSPLQRRKRSAILDGAKTVFLSQGFGLATMDDVAAAAGVGKQTVYRHFKSKEALFFGLVSEMCAQVGALLASAQGEQNDGAPEVELRELGWSLARSLITLDNLRLYRAIVAEAERLPELGQVFYENGAKVVRAFAAKILLKRFDKSTAALRAATFVQLVLGDAYLELSIGFTVPNVEARFALQIDEAVAAALR; from the coding sequence ATGAACACTTCCTCTCTCCCCGGCCTGAGCCCGTTGCAACGCCGTAAGCGGTCCGCCATCCTCGACGGCGCGAAAACCGTTTTTTTAAGCCAGGGTTTCGGCCTGGCAACGATGGACGACGTCGCCGCGGCCGCTGGCGTCGGCAAACAGACGGTCTACCGCCACTTCAAGTCGAAGGAGGCGCTCTTCTTTGGTCTGGTCAGCGAGATGTGCGCTCAGGTGGGCGCGCTGCTTGCCAGCGCTCAGGGCGAGCAAAACGATGGCGCACCCGAAGTCGAGTTGCGCGAGTTGGGATGGTCACTGGCACGAAGCCTTATCACGCTGGATAATCTGCGGCTTTACCGGGCCATCGTTGCTGAGGCCGAACGTCTCCCGGAACTGGGCCAGGTGTTTTACGAAAATGGTGCAAAGGTCGTGCGTGCCTTCGCCGCAAAAATTCTGCTAAAGCGATTTGACAAATCGACTGCTGCATTGCGGGCAGCGACATTCGTTCAGTTGGTGCTTGGCGACGCGTATCTGGAACTGTCAATTGGCTTTACGGTGCCCAATGTTGAAGCGCGCTTTGCGCTGCAGATTGACGAGGCGGTGGCGGCTGCACTTCGCTAA
- a CDS encoding NAD-dependent epimerase/dehydratase family protein: MELFITGGTGYIGQAVARKAISLGHQVTALVRQDSSAAASALARLGVKLHVGDLREPQSFAATAGAADGVMHMASTNDASAAAADEAAVVAMLSHLHPGAAFIYTSGTWVYGNTEGEPATEASALNPTPLVAWRPAVEQQVLALAARRSIAAVILRPAMVHGYGGGIFGMLAGMVRQTGSVRVVGDGGNHWPAVHVDDLATAYLSAVERAASGDGRVAGQIFNVVAEDAVAIAGMSEAIRASVGAGRVEFWPLDDARQSLGPFADALALDQTVSGQHAREVLAWKPHGPGLIADLSEQKHFQQNNGA; encoded by the coding sequence ATGGAACTATTCATTACAGGTGGTACGGGCTACATCGGGCAAGCGGTCGCGCGCAAGGCAATCAGCCTGGGCCATCAGGTGACGGCGCTGGTGCGTCAGGACAGCTCGGCGGCGGCGAGCGCGCTGGCACGTCTCGGAGTGAAACTGCATGTCGGCGACTTGCGCGAGCCACAGTCCTTCGCTGCGACGGCCGGTGCAGCCGATGGCGTGATGCACATGGCGTCGACCAACGATGCTTCCGCCGCTGCTGCCGATGAGGCTGCGGTTGTAGCGATGCTTTCGCATTTGCATCCGGGCGCGGCGTTTATCTATACGTCGGGCACGTGGGTCTACGGCAATACGGAGGGCGAGCCCGCGACTGAAGCATCGGCGCTGAACCCGACACCACTTGTCGCCTGGCGTCCCGCAGTGGAGCAACAAGTGCTGGCGCTGGCAGCACGCCGCTCGATTGCCGCGGTGATCCTCAGGCCGGCGATGGTGCACGGCTACGGCGGCGGCATCTTCGGCATGCTTGCCGGCATGGTCCGTCAGACAGGCAGCGTGAGGGTCGTCGGCGATGGTGGCAACCACTGGCCTGCCGTTCACGTCGATGATCTCGCCACGGCCTACCTGAGCGCGGTGGAGCGGGCGGCAAGCGGGGACGGTCGAGTCGCGGGACAGATCTTCAACGTGGTCGCGGAAGACGCCGTTGCCATTGCCGGAATGAGTGAAGCGATTCGGGCCTCCGTTGGGGCCGGCCGCGTCGAATTTTGGCCGCTCGACGATGCTCGCCAATCGCTTGGGCCATTCGCTGACGCACTGGCGCTCGACCAGACGGTAAGCGGCCAGCATGCCCGGGAAGTTCTTGCGTGGAAGCCCCATGGCCCCGGCCTGATTGCGGACCTCTCTGAACAGAAGCACTTTCAGCAAAACAACGGAGCATGA
- a CDS encoding DoxX family protein: MAIDTASFESILATIVAVLFAVAGVVNLAGRGAAKRDFARWGYPAWFRLLCGALELLSAALLLGQQTRVLGLTLAGAIMIGALFTLLRNREPFQHLAPALIFSALVVATVALRG; the protein is encoded by the coding sequence ATGGCGATAGACACTGCATCTTTCGAATCGATTCTCGCGACGATCGTAGCGGTTCTGTTCGCGGTTGCTGGGGTGGTCAATCTTGCAGGACGCGGCGCGGCGAAGCGCGACTTCGCACGCTGGGGTTACCCGGCATGGTTTCGGTTGCTCTGTGGCGCTCTCGAGCTGCTCAGCGCTGCACTTCTTCTTGGACAACAAACCAGAGTTTTAGGCCTGACGCTGGCCGGTGCGATCATGATTGGCGCGCTCTTCACATTGCTACGAAATCGGGAGCCGTTCCAGCATCTCGCCCCGGCGCTGATCTTCTCGGCTCTCGTTGTGGCTACGGTGGCGCTTCGCGGTTGA
- a CDS encoding NUDIX hydrolase: protein MKTRATVICRRGKRILLVSRSQSKWALPGGILKRGEHLSAAALRELKEETRLSGKSARYLFDFRGKQKHHHVFSCEISNRAKARPSNEISKCRWVHLEDIPRLLTSAPTTDIVKLMGQRRKK from the coding sequence TTGAAGACACGCGCCACCGTTATCTGTCGCCGAGGTAAGCGAATTCTCCTGGTCTCACGTAGTCAGTCGAAGTGGGCTTTGCCGGGCGGGATCCTGAAGCGCGGGGAGCATCTCTCGGCCGCCGCACTTCGGGAGCTCAAGGAAGAGACGCGGCTTTCCGGAAAGTCAGCCAGATATCTCTTCGACTTTCGTGGCAAGCAAAAGCACCATCACGTGTTCTCCTGTGAAATCTCGAATCGCGCCAAGGCTCGCCCAAGCAACGAGATCTCCAAATGCCGCTGGGTCCACCTCGAAGACATCCCTCGCCTCTTAACCAGTGCGCCGACGACCGACATCGTGAAGCTCATGGGTCAACGGCGTAAAAAGTAG
- a CDS encoding CHAD domain-containing protein has protein sequence MDMDADWPLPRPINFFKEDRRPAVSTPSRTGSIASTFSSLATPVVAEAVRRARELATNCDAEGFHQLRVAFRKLRALYWAYSPYLGEEATAQATEEFKRLAAVAGGTRDWDIAGDLLKAAQASRASMGLLVAAASEKRAQAVVHSQTMIKSDDVEAFLNDVLLHAQATLESSCNDLPIQEFAEDRVRRAQRALKKRSRYASRNETAHEEDLHDVRKAGKKLRYLLEFFQPVIKSGHDRTVKELTSVQNKLGQFNDIAASETLIRGASFNDVPPEVVQESLQWLEKQKCRRMRAASRRVRAIAS, from the coding sequence GTGGATATGGATGCTGACTGGCCCTTGCCGCGGCCAATCAATTTCTTTAAGGAAGATCGGCGGCCAGCTGTTTCAACGCCATCCAGAACTGGTTCAATCGCAAGCACCTTCTCATCACTGGCGACTCCCGTTGTCGCCGAGGCTGTGCGGCGTGCGCGAGAGCTGGCTACAAATTGCGATGCTGAAGGATTCCACCAGCTTCGCGTTGCATTCAGAAAGCTGCGTGCCTTGTACTGGGCTTATTCCCCCTACCTCGGTGAAGAGGCGACCGCGCAGGCCACGGAAGAGTTCAAGCGCCTTGCTGCGGTAGCCGGCGGAACGCGTGACTGGGACATCGCTGGCGATCTTTTGAAAGCCGCACAAGCGTCGCGCGCATCAATGGGACTGCTCGTGGCCGCCGCGAGCGAAAAGCGCGCGCAGGCAGTGGTGCATAGCCAGACGATGATAAAAAGCGACGATGTGGAGGCGTTCTTGAACGACGTCTTGCTTCACGCGCAGGCGACGTTGGAGTCCAGCTGCAACGATCTTCCCATTCAGGAGTTCGCCGAGGATCGCGTTCGTCGCGCGCAGCGCGCACTGAAGAAGCGCAGCAGGTATGCATCGCGTAACGAGACTGCCCACGAAGAAGATCTCCACGATGTTCGCAAGGCCGGCAAGAAGCTGAGGTATCTGCTTGAGTTTTTTCAACCTGTCATCAAGAGCGGACACGACCGCACCGTAAAAGAGTTGACGTCCGTGCAGAACAAGCTCGGCCAGTTCAACGACATTGCCGCAAGTGAGACCTTGATTCGGGGCGCGTCATTCAACGACGTTCCACCCGAAGTGGTGCAGGAGTCGCTGCAATGGCTTGAAAAGCAGAAGTGCCGGCGAATGCGTGCAGCATCGCGGCGTGTTCGAGCCATCGCAAGTTAA
- a CDS encoding phosphotransferase family protein, translated as MGGQGGNDDAAIAQCMADVMCERPLQLERQAFTHSGNAVYRARMADGRSLAVRVSPEAQTFLHTRSNLAMLRDIGLPVQKLLAQGAMPAGGDFVVLDWLPGRDLFYVFDSINDRQSEQIAEAVVAFQCRVAQRLPAATHGGFGWGAIGAHAPHVRWTDVFGEPVPSAFHVATLARTDASALERFRARLGLARASLEDYFNTLRPVCFLHDLTIKNVLVDEGELSGLIDFDTVCYGDPLLVLGTTLAHIDTLVGERGRPYAAALLRCWAPQGERRRATGFYASQWIIGFLSVAIEQGNAASVRFLTPVLDQLLSVAERA; from the coding sequence ATGGGCGGGCAGGGCGGCAACGACGATGCGGCGATCGCGCAATGCATGGCGGATGTGATGTGCGAGCGGCCGCTGCAGCTCGAACGCCAGGCGTTCACCCATAGCGGCAACGCCGTGTACCGCGCACGCATGGCCGATGGTCGTTCGCTGGCGGTGCGTGTCAGCCCCGAAGCGCAAACGTTTTTGCACACCCGCTCGAATCTCGCCATGCTGCGCGACATCGGCCTGCCGGTGCAGAAGCTGCTCGCGCAAGGCGCGATGCCCGCAGGCGGCGATTTCGTGGTGCTCGATTGGCTTCCCGGCCGCGATCTCTTCTATGTCTTCGATTCGATAAACGATAGGCAGTCCGAACAGATTGCCGAAGCGGTGGTCGCATTCCAGTGCAGGGTAGCGCAGCGGCTGCCCGCTGCCACGCATGGCGGTTTCGGCTGGGGCGCGATTGGCGCTCACGCACCGCATGTGCGCTGGACTGACGTCTTTGGGGAACCTGTGCCCTCCGCGTTTCACGTCGCGACGCTCGCGCGCACGGACGCCTCCGCGCTCGAACGCTTTCGCGCGCGCCTCGGCCTCGCGCGTGCCTCGCTCGAGGATTACTTCAACACACTGCGTCCGGTCTGCTTTCTCCACGACCTGACCATCAAGAATGTGCTGGTGGACGAAGGAGAACTGAGCGGCCTGATCGATTTCGATACGGTGTGCTATGGCGATCCGCTGCTCGTGCTGGGCACGACGCTCGCGCATATCGACACTTTGGTGGGGGAGCGCGGCCGCCCCTATGCCGCGGCACTGCTGCGCTGTTGGGCGCCACAGGGCGAGCGCAGGCGCGCCACGGGCTTCTACGCATCACAGTGGATCATCGGCTTTCTGTCGGTCGCCATCGAACAGGGCAACGCCGCGAGCGTGCGCTTCCTCACGCCGGTTCTCGACCAGCTCTTGAGCGTGGCGGAACGCGCGTAA
- a CDS encoding cytochrome P450, translating to MEVRSSTFPAPPIERATGCRPLFVPPLPDYPSRDLSSLAFVHRVSRNGLRVWSHRTYELDWLEQGFFGRKRLLLNKPEMIHRVLVENHINYRRTDTAIRLLRPLVGDGLLLSTGENWKYQRRTIAPALAPKMLPLLARHVAACANEAVQSLASRNGAPFNLLAEMQSLALKIAARSMFSLETWEFGPAVRTEITRFSQRYGRAHLLDLITPLPIPTLHDFARARFRSRWSLLLDRIIDAREQVPDEGGPRDLFDLLRAARDPESGAAFNRAELRDQVGTMIVAGHETTALTLFWSLYLLASAPEEQAAVATEVADADLSAAHAGETFASLSYTRAVVSEALRLYPPAWVLSRQCVEPDHVEGLTIERGTLVMISPWVLHHHRLHWSNPDAFDPSRFLPDAAPAPRFTYLPFGTGPRVCVGAQFAMAEATLVLARLIQAFTVELADDEPVRPMAIVTTAPDRAVPFWLRPRKH from the coding sequence ATGGAAGTCCGATCGAGTACGTTTCCGGCACCGCCCATTGAGCGCGCGACAGGTTGCCGACCGCTGTTCGTGCCGCCATTGCCGGACTACCCTTCGCGGGACCTGTCGTCGCTCGCATTCGTGCATCGCGTCAGTCGAAACGGCTTGCGGGTGTGGTCGCATCGCACCTATGAGCTGGATTGGCTGGAGCAGGGATTCTTCGGCCGCAAACGCCTGTTGCTGAACAAACCCGAAATGATTCACCGCGTGTTGGTGGAGAACCATATCAACTATCGCCGCACAGACACCGCGATCCGGCTGCTCCGGCCATTGGTCGGAGACGGTTTGCTGTTGAGCACCGGCGAAAACTGGAAATACCAGCGGCGCACGATCGCGCCGGCCCTCGCTCCGAAAATGCTGCCGCTCCTTGCACGCCATGTAGCGGCTTGTGCGAATGAAGCCGTGCAGTCGCTGGCCTCGCGCAATGGGGCGCCTTTCAATCTCCTGGCCGAGATGCAATCGCTTGCGCTGAAGATCGCGGCGCGTTCAATGTTCTCGCTCGAAACGTGGGAATTCGGGCCTGCCGTACGCACCGAAATAACGCGCTTTTCGCAGCGGTACGGCCGCGCCCATCTACTCGACCTGATCACGCCGCTTCCCATTCCGACGCTTCACGATTTTGCACGGGCGCGCTTCCGTTCCAGATGGTCCTTGCTGCTGGATCGCATTATCGATGCACGCGAGCAGGTCCCCGATGAAGGCGGCCCCCGCGATCTGTTCGACCTGCTGCGCGCTGCACGCGACCCGGAAAGCGGGGCTGCTTTCAACCGGGCGGAGTTGCGCGACCAGGTTGGTACGATGATCGTCGCCGGCCACGAAACAACGGCGCTAACGCTGTTCTGGTCGCTCTATCTGCTAGCCAGTGCGCCCGAGGAACAGGCTGCTGTGGCGACGGAAGTGGCCGATGCCGACCTGAGTGCAGCGCATGCCGGCGAGACATTTGCGTCGTTGTCCTACACACGTGCCGTCGTCAGCGAAGCGTTGCGTCTTTACCCGCCGGCCTGGGTACTGTCGCGTCAATGTGTCGAGCCTGATCACGTGGAAGGGTTGACCATTGAGCGCGGCACGCTGGTGATGATCAGTCCGTGGGTGCTGCATCACCATCGGCTGCATTGGTCGAACCCGGACGCCTTCGATCCTTCGCGTTTCTTACCGGATGCGGCGCCGGCACCGCGTTTTACTTATCTGCCGTTCGGCACCGGGCCGCGCGTTTGTGTGGGCGCTCAGTTCGCGATGGCCGAAGCAACGCTGGTGCTCGCGCGTTTGATCCAGGCGTTCACCGTCGAACTCGCCGACGACGAACCCGTACGTCCGATGGCCATTGTGACGACCGCGCCAGATCGGGCCGTGCCGTTCTGGTTAAGGCCGCGTAAACACTAA
- a CDS encoding sterol desaturase family protein, translating into MDKIIVFILPVFVVLIGAEFAYGWFRQRNTYRLNDALSSLSQGLISQLLALVTQLFQIGLYVIVFNALMPTPNVKFWDTWYGWLIAIVLFDFFDYWLHRAGHECAVMWAAHVVHHQSEHFNFSTALRQESTVVLIGWIFYLPIAVIGVPPEQFGLAGLIVLLYQFWIHTEHVGKLGWFDRVFSSPSNHRVHHAVNDQYINKNYGGMFVIWDRMFGTFAEEEEPCVYGTRTPLRSWDPGWAIFAEYWSLVQATRQAKSWADKWRIWLKPPGWRPADSSGHLQAETSAPMFDLEAARQRYGEPLSRSTAIFAVVQFALMMAATAGYLWYAEELSYPTELGLTAVIVAGLWALGAYLQGRVSMIPVILVDVAGVAAAVLMFRP; encoded by the coding sequence ATGGACAAGATCATTGTTTTCATACTTCCTGTTTTCGTTGTTCTGATCGGCGCCGAATTCGCTTACGGCTGGTTCAGGCAACGTAATACCTACCGACTGAACGATGCGCTGAGCAGTCTTAGCCAAGGCTTAATAAGCCAGTTGCTGGCGCTGGTCACGCAGCTGTTTCAAATTGGTTTGTATGTGATTGTGTTCAATGCGCTGATGCCAACCCCCAACGTCAAGTTTTGGGACACCTGGTACGGCTGGCTGATCGCCATCGTCCTGTTCGACTTCTTCGACTATTGGCTGCATCGCGCCGGGCATGAGTGCGCTGTCATGTGGGCTGCCCATGTCGTGCATCATCAAAGCGAGCATTTCAATTTCTCGACCGCCTTGAGGCAGGAAAGTACTGTCGTGCTTATTGGCTGGATCTTCTATCTGCCCATTGCGGTGATAGGTGTTCCGCCCGAGCAGTTTGGCCTTGCCGGGCTCATCGTCCTCTTGTATCAATTCTGGATTCACACTGAACACGTCGGCAAACTCGGCTGGTTCGATCGCGTGTTTTCTTCGCCCTCAAACCACCGTGTGCATCATGCGGTCAATGACCAGTACATCAACAAGAACTATGGCGGCATGTTTGTGATCTGGGACAGGATGTTCGGAACGTTCGCCGAGGAAGAGGAGCCTTGCGTCTACGGAACGAGGACGCCTCTGCGAAGCTGGGATCCTGGCTGGGCAATCTTTGCGGAATACTGGTCGCTCGTGCAGGCAACGCGGCAAGCGAAATCGTGGGCAGACAAGTGGCGCATCTGGCTCAAACCTCCGGGCTGGCGACCAGCCGACTCCAGCGGGCACCTTCAGGCAGAGACCTCCGCGCCAATGTTCGACCTGGAGGCGGCGAGGCAGCGGTACGGAGAGCCACTTTCCCGCAGCACGGCGATATTTGCAGTCGTGCAATTCGCCCTGATGATGGCAGCGACGGCGGGTTATCTATGGTACGCGGAAGAACTTTCATATCCAACGGAGCTGGGGCTGACCGCGGTTATCGTCGCAGGACTTTGGGCTTTGGGCGCGTACTTGCAAGGCCGTGTGAGCATGATCCCGGTCATTCTGGTCGACGTTGCGGGCGTTGCGGCCGCGGTCCTGATGTTCAGGCCTTGA
- a CDS encoding glutathione S-transferase N-terminal domain-containing protein, producing the protein MLMKAVRVGLGQLILLSDAVSRPRPQRRAAQGQAIVEKEAKGLSLYQFHACPFCVKTRRALHRLNVPMTLHDAKNDPVARDSLLVGGGKIKVPCLHIQEEGESRWLYDSNAIIAYLEQRFAGIA; encoded by the coding sequence ATGTTGATGAAAGCCGTTCGTGTTGGTCTCGGCCAGTTGATTTTACTCAGCGACGCCGTTAGTCGCCCGCGCCCGCAACGTCGCGCAGCGCAAGGCCAGGCGATTGTAGAAAAAGAAGCGAAGGGGCTATCGCTGTATCAGTTCCACGCATGCCCCTTCTGCGTCAAGACCCGGCGCGCCCTGCATCGTCTGAATGTGCCGATGACTCTGCACGATGCCAAAAACGATCCCGTCGCACGGGACAGTTTGCTGGTTGGCGGTGGCAAGATTAAAGTGCCTTGCCTGCATATTCAGGAGGAGGGCGAGTCGCGCTGGTTGTACGACTCCAACGCCATCATCGCGTACCTGGAGCAACGTTTCGCCGGGATCGCGTGA
- a CDS encoding 2-dehydropantoate 2-reductase produces MAKIFIYGAGSIGCYVGGRLLAGGSDVSFIGRARVADQLRDRGITLSRHDDSRWHAPAERIDVSTDAASAAEADLVLVTVKSAATPAAAAELANVLRPGTIVVSFQNGIGNADVLRAALPQHTVLEGMVPFNVVERGPGAFHQGSAGELEIRRAPAMQPFVEDFRKAGLPLIQHADMLPVQWAKLLLNLNNAINALANRPLKEELSQRAYRLCLAMAQKEALALLKRAGIRPVKVTPLPATWIPLVLSVPDGLFERLGRTMLTIDPLARSSMSDDLAAGRATEIDWINGEVVRLAQRLGQTAPVNQRLCELVREAERADVRPSWSGEALLAELRAATGASLPVPAGI; encoded by the coding sequence ATGGCAAAAATCTTTATCTATGGCGCCGGTTCGATCGGTTGCTATGTCGGCGGACGGCTTCTTGCCGGCGGCAGCGACGTCAGTTTTATTGGGCGTGCTCGCGTGGCTGACCAGTTACGAGATCGCGGCATCACGTTGTCGCGGCACGACGATAGCCGCTGGCATGCACCGGCAGAGCGTATTGACGTCTCGACGGATGCGGCGAGCGCCGCCGAAGCCGATCTCGTGCTCGTCACCGTCAAGTCTGCCGCGACGCCCGCGGCGGCGGCGGAACTGGCGAACGTGCTTCGCCCCGGTACGATCGTTGTGAGCTTCCAGAACGGCATTGGCAATGCGGACGTGCTGCGCGCCGCGCTGCCGCAGCACACGGTGCTGGAAGGGATGGTGCCATTCAATGTCGTCGAACGCGGCCCTGGGGCATTTCATCAGGGTTCAGCGGGCGAGCTGGAGATCAGGCGTGCGCCGGCCATGCAGCCGTTCGTCGAAGACTTCCGGAAAGCGGGCCTGCCGCTGATCCAGCACGCCGATATGTTGCCGGTGCAGTGGGCAAAGCTGTTGCTTAACCTCAACAATGCCATCAATGCCTTGGCGAATCGGCCGTTGAAAGAGGAGCTCTCGCAACGCGCCTACCGGCTCTGCCTTGCCATGGCGCAGAAAGAAGCGCTCGCGTTGTTGAAGCGAGCGGGCATACGGCCAGTCAAGGTGACGCCGCTTCCAGCCACGTGGATACCGCTTGTTCTCAGCGTACCCGACGGGTTATTCGAACGGCTGGGCCGCACGATGCTGACGATCGATCCGCTCGCGCGCTCGTCGATGTCCGACGATCTGGCGGCAGGGCGCGCCACCGAGATCGACTGGATCAACGGCGAGGTCGTGCGCCTCGCACAACGCCTTGGGCAAACGGCGCCGGTGAACCAGCGGCTATGCGAACTCGTGCGGGAAGCCGAACGAGCCGACGTGCGCCCGTCATGGTCGGGCGAAGCACTGCTGGCTGAGCTACGGGCTGCAACGGGTGCCTCGTTGCCTGTGCCCGCCGGAATCTGA
- a CDS encoding class II aldolase/adducin family protein, with protein MASSDISLKNDVSLAEWEARVNLAAAYRLTALFGWDDLVFTHISARVPGPEHHFLINPYGLMFDEITASSLVKIDLQGRKVAESPYDVNPAGFTIHSAVHAAREDAGCVMHVHSINGVAVSAQEKGLLPLSQQSLGVLASLGYHDYEGIALNEAEKPRLVQDLGSNNYLMLRNHGLLTVGETAADAFVAMYFFEASCMIQVRAQAGGGKLIPIAQPILDGIKDQIRTVTKGSIGKLVWPGLLRRLDRRNPGYAD; from the coding sequence GTGGCCTCATCTGATATCAGTCTGAAGAATGACGTATCACTTGCCGAATGGGAAGCGCGAGTCAATCTCGCAGCGGCGTACCGTCTCACGGCGCTGTTTGGATGGGACGATCTGGTATTTACCCACATCTCGGCGCGCGTGCCCGGCCCCGAACACCATTTCCTGATCAACCCGTACGGTTTGATGTTCGACGAAATCACCGCGTCGTCACTGGTCAAGATCGACCTGCAAGGCCGCAAGGTTGCCGAATCGCCATATGACGTCAATCCGGCCGGCTTCACGATCCATAGCGCCGTGCATGCGGCACGTGAAGACGCCGGCTGCGTGATGCATGTTCACTCTATCAACGGTGTTGCCGTGTCGGCGCAGGAGAAGGGGTTGCTGCCGCTCTCCCAGCAATCACTCGGTGTGCTGGCGTCGCTCGGCTACCACGACTACGAGGGCATCGCACTCAATGAAGCCGAGAAGCCCCGTCTCGTTCAGGACTTGGGAAGCAACAATTATCTGATGCTGCGCAACCACGGCTTGCTGACGGTCGGCGAGACAGCGGCGGACGCCTTCGTTGCGATGTACTTCTTTGAAGCGTCTTGCATGATTCAGGTGCGTGCCCAGGCTGGTGGCGGCAAGCTGATTCCGATCGCGCAACCGATTCTCGACGGTATCAAGGATCAGATCCGGACCGTAACGAAAGGCTCTATTGGGAAGCTGGTGTGGCCCGGGCTGCTACGTCGGCTCGACCGACGCAATCCCGGATACGCTGACTAA
- a CDS encoding Crp/Fnr family transcriptional regulator, with translation MESSQHRYRSQLETTPWFRGLPVELGDYLISHATLVTVEKGEFLYRRGERSYGLYAVLGGALAIGTVGADGKEALLAVLGPTAWLGEISLFDGLPRPNNAAAVSRTLLLHVPEAALQSLLESTPRYWRDFALLMAQRLRVLFENAEAITLLPAAQRVANRLLMIAGGYGGLNAAQSKIRISQDSLASMVSLSRQTTNQLLRNLENQHILSLKSGEIAILDFDRLRGASIGDSNP, from the coding sequence ATGGAATCCAGCCAGCACCGCTACCGGTCACAGCTCGAAACGACTCCGTGGTTCCGGGGCCTGCCCGTTGAGCTGGGGGACTACCTCATTAGCCATGCCACTTTGGTCACGGTGGAAAAGGGCGAGTTCCTGTATCGACGTGGCGAACGGTCTTATGGCCTGTACGCTGTACTGGGTGGCGCACTCGCAATTGGCACCGTCGGGGCGGACGGGAAAGAGGCGTTGCTCGCGGTGCTCGGACCGACTGCGTGGTTGGGCGAGATTTCGCTTTTCGATGGTCTGCCACGTCCGAACAATGCTGCAGCCGTCAGCAGGACACTTTTGCTGCACGTGCCCGAGGCCGCCCTGCAAAGCCTGCTCGAGTCCACGCCCCGCTATTGGCGCGATTTTGCGTTGTTGATGGCGCAAAGACTCCGGGTTTTGTTCGAGAACGCTGAAGCGATAACGCTGTTGCCCGCGGCACAGCGCGTGGCGAACCGTTTGCTCATGATCGCCGGAGGTTATGGCGGTCTCAATGCCGCGCAGAGCAAGATAAGGATCTCGCAGGACAGCCTCGCTTCCATGGTGTCGTTATCGCGGCAAACCACCAACCAGTTGCTCAGGAACCTCGAAAATCAACACATATTGAGCCTGAAGTCCGGGGAAATCGCCATTCTGGATTTCGACCGGTTGCGCGGCGCCAGTATCGGCGATTCGAATCCCTGA
- a CDS encoding ABC transporter substrate-binding protein: MRHARRAAIGALLSALLLGASLTAHADDNKITLGFSQVGAESAWRTANTVSVKSAAKDAGINLKFSDAQQKQENQIKAIRSYIAQKVDVIAFSPVVESGWEPVLIEAKNAKIPVILTDRNIDVKDTSLYVTMIGSDFLEEGRRGGKWLEDHYKNDAGPINIAELQGTVGSAPANDRRAGLLEVIKNDPKFKVIASQSGDFTLAGGKQVMEAFIKTYGKQINVVYAHNDDMALGAIQAMEEAGIKPGKDVTVISFDATKGGFEAMVAGKINVDVECSPLLGPQLMTAVKEVVAGKTLPKRIVTEETIFPMSVAAQVLPQRKY; encoded by the coding sequence ATGAGACATGCTCGACGCGCAGCCATCGGTGCGCTGCTTTCTGCGCTATTGCTGGGCGCAAGCCTGACTGCCCACGCCGATGACAACAAGATCACCCTGGGTTTCTCACAGGTCGGCGCGGAAAGTGCCTGGCGCACCGCCAATACCGTTTCTGTCAAAAGCGCGGCTAAAGACGCCGGCATCAATCTGAAATTCTCCGACGCGCAGCAAAAGCAGGAAAACCAGATCAAGGCAATCCGCTCTTATATTGCGCAGAAAGTCGATGTAATTGCGTTCTCCCCGGTTGTTGAATCCGGTTGGGAGCCGGTACTCATCGAAGCGAAAAACGCCAAGATTCCGGTGATTCTCACTGACCGCAATATCGACGTTAAAGATACCTCGCTTTACGTGACCATGATTGGCTCGGACTTCCTCGAAGAAGGCCGTCGTGGAGGCAAATGGCTGGAAGATCACTATAAGAACGACGCCGGTCCGATCAACATTGCCGAGTTGCAAGGCACGGTTGGCTCAGCGCCCGCCAACGACCGTCGCGCCGGATTGCTTGAAGTGATCAAGAACGATCCAAAGTTCAAGGTGATCGCTTCGCAAAGCGGCGACTTCACGCTGGCCGGCGGCAAGCAGGTCATGGAAGCGTTCATCAAGACCTACGGCAAGCAGATCAACGTGGTCTACGCCCATAACGACGACATGGCGCTCGGGGCCATCCAGGCAATGGAAGAAGCCGGCATAAAGCCCGGCAAGGACGTGACCGTGATCTCCTTCGACGCCACCAAGGGCGGCTTCGAAGCGATGGTCGCGGGCAAGATCAACGTCGACGTGGAATGCAGTCCGCTGCTCGGACCGCAGCTCATGACGGCGGTGAAGGAGGTGGTGGCGGGCAAGACCTTGCCCAAGCGCATTGTGACCGAGGAAACCATTTTCCCGATGAGCGTTGCAGCGCAAGTCCTGCCGCAGCGCAAGTATTGA